GGCAGTAATAAATCATAATATATAATGCTTTACACTTTCTAAAACATCttctggccgggcatgatggcttgcgcctgtaatcccaacacttcaggaggccgaggcaggcgaatcacctgaggtcaggagttcgagactagcctggccaggatggtgaaaccacctctctactaaaaatacaaaaaattagctgggtgtggtggcgggcacctgtggtttcagctacttgggaggctgaggcaagagaatcgcttgcaccgaggaggcagaggttacagtgagctgagccCGTgttattgcactctagcctgggcaacaagagcaaaactccatctcacaaaaaaaaaaaaaaaaaaaaaagaagacaaacttTCAGGTGGATGATCTCATTTAGTTTTCTTCATAGTGATGCTGTGGGAAGGCAGGGCAAATTTGGCCCCTCTGAATGTATAAACTAAAGCTCAGTGAGGTTCAGTAACTTGCTAGTATGTGGCTCTGTTTGTGACACGTGGGACCTGGAGGGGCTAGGGAAGGCAGAAGGAACGCAGGTGAAAGAGTCGTGGAGGAACCATGGGATAAGTTGGGCCTGGGGTTTtgagcaaaggaaaggaaagataagGAAAGATGTGGCTCCACATCCCTGAGGGAAGTCAAGGCAGCAGAAGTCAGGTGAGGAGCTGGATGGAGGCAGGTGTGCTCAGAGAGGGAAGCTGATTGTGGCCAGGAGCCTCAGAGGCTCGGGAGGTTTTGTCCTGGTTCCCTGGGCTGGGCCAGCGAGAGCAGGGCTGGCTCAGGGTGCGGTGTCCTGACACACTGGTACCAGCAGGTTCTGAAGCAACAGGTAGTGACCCCACATCCTGGCCCCCACCCAGCTTTACTGGCATGGCCAGTGCTGAGATGGGAAATAGGGTTTCCGTTCCTGACCCCAGCCTGGGCTCTCATGAAGAAGCTGGTGACCAAATCTTAGTCCTCGAGTGCCCTTTCCTTTATTTCAGCCCCTTTGCCCCCAGCTTTATCTTCTTCCAGTGTCTCCTTCTATATTTTTCTCCGCTTCTCAGCCCTCCATTGTTTTGCCTGTTGTCTTCTCCTTCCCTTTGGTCCCACTGTCTGACCCAGGATTTTTCCCCTAAGAATTTATGCctggacttctcagagcctcagtttccccaattgTCTGTCTCTTCAGGGTCCTTTCTTTTAGACCTACTTATTCCTGCCACTTCTCCAttccctcttctttttaaaaaaatttttaattaaaaaacaaaatacagacggggtctatgttgcccaggctggtcttgaactctggggctcatgcaatcctcccacctcggcctcccaaagtgctgggattaccggcatgagccactgtgcccagccccctctTATATTCAATGTATTCCTTTGAGGCCCCTCACTTTGGcacctaattttctatttttctggttGGTGTTTGCCCACCCTTCCCAAGCAATGAAACTGCCTTTATTCGGCCACCTCAATACCCTTTAGAGACAATAGCcagttcttcctcctttctccatcCTTAAACTCTCCCTGCGCTCTGCTTGGGAGAAACCCGAGAGGCCGATGACTGAGATAAGGCAGAAAGGTGAGGGAGGAAGCCAGGCCTCCTTGGCCCTTACTAACCACTGCTTTCCTCCACAGGGACCTTGGCTAAGAGCATTGGCACCTTCTCAGACCCCTGTAAGGACCCCACGCGCATCACCTCCCCTAACGACCCCTGCCTCACTGGGAAGGGTGACTCCAGCGGCTTCAGTAGCTACAGTGGCTCCAGCCGTTCTGGCAGCTCCATTTCCAGTGCCAGAGGCTCTGGTGGTGGCTCCAGCAGATCCAGCATTGCCCAGGGTGGTTCTACAGGATCTTTTCAGCCAGGAACGGGGTATTCCCGGGTCAGCTACTCCTCCGGATCTGGCTCTAGTCTACAAGGTGCATCCGGTTCCTCCCAGGTGGGCAGCGGCGGCTCTCACTCGGGAAGCAGCGGCTCTCACTCGGGAAGCAGCGGCTCTCACTCGGGAAGCAGCGGCTCTCATtcgagcagcagcagcagctttcagttcagcagcagcagcttccaAGTAGGGAATGGCTCTGCTCTGCCAACCAATGACAACTCTTACCGCGGAATACTAAACCCTTCCCAGCCTGGACAAAGCTCTTCCTTTTCCCAGACCTCTGGGGTGTCCAGCAGTGGCCAAAGCGTCAGCTCCAACCAGCGTCCCTGTAGTTCGGACATCCCCGACTCTCCCTGCAGTGGAGGGCCCATCGTCTCGCACTCCGGCCCCTACATCCCCAGCTCCCACTCTGTGTCAGGGGGTCAGaggcctgtggtggtggtggtggagcaGCACGGTTCTGGTGCCCCTGGAGTGGTTCAAGGTCCCCCCTGCAGCAATGGTGGCCTTCCAGGCAAGCCCTGTCCTCCAATCACCTCTGTAGACAAATCCTATGGTGGCTACGAGGTGGTGGGTGGCTCCTCTGACAGTTACCTGGTTCCAGGCATGACCTACAGTAAGGGCAAAATCTACCCTGTGGGCTACTTCACCAAAGATAACCCTGTGAAAGGCTCTCCAGGGGTCCCTTCCTTTGCAGCTGGGCCCCCCATCTCTGAGGGCAAATACTTCTCCAGCAACCCCATCATCCCCAGCCAGTCGGGAGCTTCCCCGGCCATTGCGTTCCAGCCAGTGGGGACTGGTGGGGTCCAGCTCTGTGGAGGCGGCTCCACAGGCTCCAAGGCACCCTGCTCTCCCTCCAGTTCTCGAGTCCCCAGCAGTTCTAGCATTTCCAGCAGCTCCGGTTCACCCTACCATCCCTGCGGCAGTGCTTCCCAGAGCCCCTGCTCCCCACCAGGCACCGGCTCCTTCAGCAGCAGCTCCAGTTCCCAATCCAGTGGCAAAATCATCCTTCAGCCTTGTGGCAGCAAGTCCAGCTCTTCTGGTCACCCTTGCATGTCTGTCTCTTCCTTGACACTGACTGGGGGCCCCGATGGCTCTCCCCATCCTGATCCCTCCGCTGGTGCTAAGCCCTGTGGCTCCAGCAGTGCTGGAAAGATCCCCTGCCGCTCCATCCGGGATATCCTAGCCCAAATGAAGCCTCTGGGGCCCCAGCTAGCTGACCCTGAAGTTTTCCAACCCCAAGGAGAGTCACTCGACAGTCCATAAGTcaacttttgtgtgtgtgcatgccttgGGCACAAACAAGCACATACACTATATCCCATATGGGAGAAGTCCAGGGCCCAGGCATAGGGTTAGCTCAGTTTCCCTCCTTCCCAAAAGAGTGGTTCTGCTTTCTCCACTACCCCAAGGTTGCAGACTCTCTCAtcaccccttcctccttcctcttcccaaaATGGTAGATTCAAAACTCCTCTCTTGATTCTCTCCTACTGTTTAAATTCCCATTCCACCGCAGTGCCCCTCAGCCAGATCACCACCCCTTACAATTCCCTCCACTGTGTCTTTGAAATGGTCCATTGAGTAACACCCCCATCAGCTTCTCAACTGGGAAACCCCTGAAATGCTCTCAGAGCACCTCCAACACCTGGAGAAGTTAtaccttcctcttcccctttacCAAATAAAGCAAAGTCAAACCATCATCTGGAAACAGTGGCCACTTTTCACTGACCTCTCTTTGACATCTGGTCAACCCACCCAACATGCCACTGGGCTCTCACTCCCAATTCCACCCCACCCTCCATTGCAGAGCTCACCATGCCCTCCTAGATCACCATCCCCAACACACCCGTTGCCTCTCAAGGCCCTTATCTCAGCCCCTTCCTGCGGCCACTTCCCTCAGTGCTCAGATGATTCCCTGGGTGAGGGAGACACTGGGGCACCCTCAGAGGTTGGAGCAGGCTCCCTGCTGTCTCTGGATCCTGGACAGATGGCTCAGTAAACTGTGGGGACTAGGTGCAGACTTTTTGCCTTCTTGGAGTCCTGGGTCTCCTCTGAGAGTCTGGGTGGTGCTCCTTCTACGCCTCTAGAGGTCTCTGTGTCCCTCATTTTCCTTCAAAAGCTGGCTGTATTTCTCTTCTACCTTCCAGCTCCTCCCACAGAGGAGGAagacaataaatattagttgaactGAAAGCAGAGATTGCCTGGCCTCCCAGATCCTTCCTCCATTTCCCTCCTCTCTCATTGCTCTAGGAAATCCATTCTCTTCCCATTCCTCATTCACCACGGGGTCCCCCTTCCCCTCATTTAGGGCCCTCAGtgtttcctctccctctccctcccctcccctccccacccaaacTCCTTTTCTTCCACCATTAGCATGCCTCACCTTCTAGACGCCATCCTCTCTGGGAGTCATGAGTCTCGATTTCCTGGGTTTCTGGGACACCTGGACGCTTGGGAAGGCTGGGACACAACAACTCCAACCAGATTCCTGTCAGCTGAGTAGGAGCCCAGGTGGGCGTTGTTcctggagctgggggtggagAGAGTAAAGGACTGAGAGGATGGGAGCGGGGCAGGGAGTGCAGCCAAGCAGTGTGACTCACTGGCCTAGATCAAGAGGCCCGGCCCGCGGCAGAACAGAGCTGCCAGTGGTCTCTCCATCTTCACACTCCCTGCTCTGCTGGGGTCCAGCGTGAAAGTGTGAGCGACATGGCTCTCAGGTGCGGGCTGAGAGGGCAGAGTGCCCCATTGGGAAAGAGGAGTTGCCTCCactggagaagagagagaaagtggggtGTGTGGTGGGGTCCATGCGACTAAAGTCCTGAGACAGGCAGGGAGAGTCTGAGGCGGACAAAGTTCCTGCATCCCAAAGAGGGCAGAGTGGATTGTGCTTGTCCCTGTAGgagccccaccccccaccccaggccaCCTCTCAGAGCCTCTGCTTGGCTGCAAAGGAATTCACCCCTACCGTAGCACTTAACCCATTCCCTCCTATCAGGGTGGTGCTATCTAGTCCTGAATTTAGAACTGTTGAAACTCCAAGTCTGCAATCAGCAGAAATGTATTACATTGACCAGAAAGGGATTAAATCACCCTTGGTCCAGCATCTGGCCCCTGATCTGCAGCCAATGGCAGGAATCAAGGTCCTCAGATGCTTCATGGATGGGAATTGCAGGGAGGGAATGCTCTCTGATGTGGTGATTCCTCGAGTCTCCTGCTGTGCTCCAAATGAAAAGCTTGTGTAAAACTCATACATGTCATCCAAAATGGCTTCTGGGCTCCATCCACTGCCATTTCTGGAGGGGAGCTCCTCACTCCTCCAGTGGTTAAGccagcaggggctggggaggaggacaCAGCAGCTCATGTTTAGACCTCAGGCAGCCAGGGAAGCCTACTCCTGGGGCCTCCGGGAAGCCATGGAGAGAACAAAggcactgcatttttttttttttttttctttttttgagacggaatctcgctctgttgcccaggctggagtgcagtggcacagtctcggctcactgcaagctccgcctcccagggtcacgccattctcctgcctcagcctctccgagtagctgggactacaggcgcccgccaccacgcccggctaattttttgtattttttagtagagacggagtttcactgtggtctcgatctcctgacctcgtgatccgcccaccttggcctcccaaagtgctgggattacaagcgtgagccaccgcgcccggcctaggcattgcatttttataataaaaattgcaAACTTATTTAAAAGCCAACAGACAGTTAATGAATCTCTACATTCTCATCGCCCAGCTTGAACAAGGATCAAGTCCTGGCCATTTGACAGCAGCATTTAAAGGCCCTCCTCTACTGTTACTTGGAAATAGCCACTTTTTCCCAGTGTTTCTTATACTCTATGGCACATCTGACCACCAGTGGCAGGCAGAATGATGTCTTCAACCCCAACACCatcaaagatgtccacatcctaatccctggaacgtGGGAAttaggttacatggcaaagggaaatTAAGGTTCCAGATGGGATTAAGGTTGCTATTCAGCTGACTTTACAGAGATTACCATGGATTATTCAGGTGGGTCCAGTGTAGTCACCAGGTCCCTTAATGTGGACATGGGAGGCAGACGAGGAAGTCTGAGTGATACAGTGTAAGAACTGGCTGATTTTGGCtttggagatggaggaaggggacCACGAGTCAAAGAACACAGGTTGCCTCTAGAAGGTGAAAAATCGGGGAAAGGGATTCTCCCCTGAGGCCCCCAGAAAGAATCACAGCCCTGCTGACGCCTTGATTTTAATCCACTGAGACCTGTTTTGGACTTCTGATCTCCAAAACTGTAAAGTAATAAATCAGTGTTGTTGTAAACCATTCGGTTCACGGTAATTTATCACTGCAGCAGCAGGAATTAGCCAGTATCTCATAAGGATGGCATCCAGGCCCATTTCCCTAGCTAGATCCAGGGTCTCATCTAGAAGCAGCTCCTCAGATGGGGCCACTTCTGCACCCCAGAACCTCTTGCAGGTTGGGGCCAAGGTGAAGGAGATATGAGGATGCACAAGAAAGGGGTGCTGGGAGGAAACAATCCAGATCCCAAAAAGAAGCAAGTGTTTCTGTTGCTGAGAGAGGCAATTAAGAGAGTGGGACCACAGGGTGGAGGTCCTTGTGTATAGagaagcagggctggggaggctaGCAACTGGGGATGAGCTGTGAGCCAGGACACCTGGGCCAAGAAGGGGCAGGGAGGTCAAGGAAAGGAGCCAGGGCGGGAGACACCCAGCTTCCTCTGGGACATTCATTCAAGTGGCACCTGTTGCCACAGACCACATTAGGAATGAGGGTGGAATGTGGAGGTTTATTGTCTCACAACCACtagcccagcctgtttctgctgTCCCCCGCCCCACTACCAGGATAAAGGGCTGGCTCTCTTGGGGCTGAGGGAGATCCAGGTGCTGAGCAGGATGCAGGGCTGCGTGGCAGGGAGCTGCGCTCCTCTGGGCCTGCTCCTGGTCTGTCTTCATCTCCCAGGTATGGAGGCCGTGATGCCCTTGGGCAGGAGGGACTGGAGGTCCCCCAGGAAACAGGAATTAAGGAAAGGGGTAAAGGCAGGAGGGTACACATTTAGGTCCCTGAGGGAAAAGGAAGAATAGGCATAgggggagggaaaaggaagaataGGCATAgggggagggaaaaggaagaataGGCATAgggggagggaaaaggaagaataGGCATAAGGGAAGCAAAGGGAACTGGGGAATTGGGGAAGGGAGACCATTGGTTGCTTTATCTTCCCTTTCCCTCAGGCCTCTTTGCCCGGAGCATCGGTGTTGTGGAGGAGAAAGTTTCCCAAAACTTGGGGACCAACTTGCCTCAGCTCGGACAACCTTCCTCAATTGGCCCCTCTAACTCTGAACATCCTCAGCCCGCTCTGGACCCTAGGTCTAATGACTTGGCAAGGGTTCCTCTGAAGCTCAGCGCACCTCCATCAGATGGCTTCCCACCTGCAGGAGGTTCTGCAGTGCAGAGGTGGCCTCCATCCGGGGGGCTGCCTGCCATGGATTCCTGGCCCCCTGAGGATCCTTGGCAGATGATGGCTGCTGCGGCTGAGGACCGCCTGGGGGAAGCGCTGCCTGAAGAACTCTCTTACCTCTCCAGTGCTGTGGCCCTCGCTCCAGGCAGTGGCCCTTTGCCTGGGGAGTCTTCTCCCGATGCCACAGGCCTCTCACCCGAGGCTTCACTCCTCCACCAGGACTCGGAGTCCAGACGACTGCCCCGTTCTAATCCACTGGGAGCCGGGGGAAAAATCCTTTCCCAACGCCCTCCCTGGTCTCTCATCCACAGGGTTCTGCCTGATCACCCCTGGGGGACCCTGAATCCCAGTGTgtcctggggaggtggaggccctGGGACTGGTTGGGGAACGAGGCCCATGCCACGCCCTGAGGGAATCTGGGGTATCAATAATCAACCCCCAGGTACCAGCTGGGGAAATATTAATCGGTATCCAGGAGGCAGCTGGGGGAATATTAATCGGTATCCAGGAGGCAGCTGGGGGAATATTAATCGGTATCCAGGAGGTAGCTGGGGGAATATTCATCTATACCCAGGTATCAATAACCCATTTCCTCCCGGAGTTCTCCGCCCTCCTGGCTCTTCTTGGAACATCCCAGCCGGCTTCCCTAATCCTCCAAGCCCTGGGTTGCAGTGGGGCTAGAGCACGATAGAGGGAAACCCAACATTGGGAGTTACGGTCCTGCTCCCGCCCCTTGCTATGTGAGCTCAATCCAGGCCCTGTCAGCATGTTTCCAGCACTATCCCCACTTTTCAGTGCCTCCCCTGCTCATctccaataaaataaaagcacttaTGGAATTTGCTTCTCCTTGGTGTCTTTGTTTCTGGGCATAAGCTGAAGTGAGTCTGTTCATTCCTGTTTTCTAGCCATCCCCACGGCCCTCTAGGGGCCCCTGCAGACGCTTTCTTGCTATCCCCATCCTTCTCAAAGGATCAATGCCCAAGTGC
The window above is part of the Symphalangus syndactylus isolate Jambi chromosome 23, NHGRI_mSymSyn1-v2.1_pri, whole genome shotgun sequence genome. Proteins encoded here:
- the CDSN gene encoding corneodesmosin, which gives rise to MGSSRAPWMGRVGGHRMMALLLAGLLLPGTLAKSIGTFSDPCKDPTRITSPNDPCLTGKGDSSGFSSYSGSSRSGSSISSARGSGGGSSRSSIAQGGSTGSFQPGTGYSRVSYSSGSGSSLQGASGSSQVGSGGSHSGSSGSHSGSSGSHSGSSGSHSSSSSSFQFSSSSFQVGNGSALPTNDNSYRGILNPSQPGQSSSFSQTSGVSSSGQSVSSNQRPCSSDIPDSPCSGGPIVSHSGPYIPSSHSVSGGQRPVVVVVEQHGSGAPGVVQGPPCSNGGLPGKPCPPITSVDKSYGGYEVVGGSSDSYLVPGMTYSKGKIYPVGYFTKDNPVKGSPGVPSFAAGPPISEGKYFSSNPIIPSQSGASPAIAFQPVGTGGVQLCGGGSTGSKAPCSPSSSRVPSSSSISSSSGSPYHPCGSASQSPCSPPGTGSFSSSSSSQSSGKIILQPCGSKSSSSGHPCMSVSSLTLTGGPDGSPHPDPSAGAKPCGSSSAGKIPCRSIRDILAQMKPLGPQLADPEVFQPQGESLDSP
- the C23H6orf15 gene encoding uncharacterized protein C6orf15 homolog, with protein sequence MQGCVAGSCAPLGLLLVCLHLPGLFARSIGVVEEKVSQNLGTNLPQLGQPSSIGPSNSEHPQPALDPRSNDLARVPLKLSAPPSDGFPPAGGSAVQRWPPSGGLPAMDSWPPEDPWQMMAAAAEDRLGEALPEELSYLSSAVALAPGSGPLPGESSPDATGLSPEASLLHQDSESRRLPRSNPLGAGGKILSQRPPWSLIHRVLPDHPWGTLNPSVSWGGGGPGTGWGTRPMPRPEGIWGINNQPPGTSWGNINRYPGGSWGNINRYPGGSWGNINRYPGGSWGNIHLYPGINNPFPPGVLRPPGSSWNIPAGFPNPPSPGLQWG